A window from Microbacterium ginsengiterrae encodes these proteins:
- a CDS encoding CDP-glycerol glycerophosphotransferase family protein gives MSGVSDLKKAYRLLGKALRSRKAVQRVRRRLAVMPPHPENHYKIAVYFADGSVNMYQMRQWYRPLAELQKLWPVVVLARNAVGAEKLLEEDAPPVAFVPTVKDLERFTASQDIRIVLYVNQNTRNFQMFRYGRRWHVFINHGESDKMYMTTNQYKAYDYAFVAGQAARDRLSRTLWDYDVDARTIEIGRPQADHYSGTLPYTPDERITVLYAPTWEGDRPSAHYGSIATHGEALVGALLATGRHRVIYRPHPRSGVIDDAYGAAHRRIVAAIAQANTADPAARHVFDDGPELGWQLAASDVAIVDISAMVYDRLAAGKPLMITRPVDERASVDTGGYLSDCEWLTADAASDIVDEIDRVRADEAAVAKLRMWVQHYFGDTTPGVATAKFHAAIERLMGEWDEWRQREIGAVVTDEDDDDEEGKDDEI, from the coding sequence GTGAGTGGTGTCAGCGATCTCAAGAAGGCCTACCGGCTGCTGGGCAAGGCCCTGCGCTCGCGCAAGGCGGTCCAGCGCGTCCGCCGCCGGCTGGCGGTCATGCCGCCCCACCCGGAGAACCACTACAAGATCGCCGTCTACTTCGCCGACGGTTCGGTGAACATGTACCAGATGCGGCAGTGGTACCGGCCGCTCGCCGAGCTCCAGAAGCTGTGGCCCGTCGTCGTGCTGGCGCGCAACGCGGTCGGCGCGGAGAAGCTGCTGGAAGAAGACGCACCGCCCGTGGCATTCGTCCCCACCGTCAAGGACCTCGAGCGCTTCACCGCATCGCAGGACATCCGCATCGTGCTGTACGTGAACCAGAACACCCGGAACTTCCAGATGTTCCGTTACGGGCGTCGCTGGCATGTCTTCATCAACCACGGCGAGTCCGACAAGATGTACATGACCACCAACCAGTACAAGGCGTACGACTACGCCTTCGTCGCCGGTCAGGCGGCGCGGGATCGCCTCAGCAGGACGCTGTGGGACTACGACGTCGACGCCAGGACGATCGAGATCGGCCGCCCGCAGGCCGACCACTACTCCGGCACCCTGCCGTACACGCCGGACGAGCGCATCACGGTCCTGTACGCCCCCACCTGGGAGGGCGACCGGCCCAGCGCGCACTACGGCTCGATCGCCACGCACGGGGAAGCCCTCGTCGGTGCGCTGCTGGCGACAGGGCGTCATCGCGTGATCTATCGACCGCATCCGCGCAGCGGTGTCATCGACGACGCCTACGGGGCGGCGCACCGGCGCATCGTCGCGGCGATCGCGCAGGCGAACACCGCAGACCCTGCGGCCCGACACGTGTTCGACGACGGACCGGAGCTCGGTTGGCAGCTGGCGGCCTCCGACGTCGCGATCGTCGACATCTCCGCGATGGTCTACGACCGACTCGCCGCGGGCAAGCCGCTCATGATCACTCGGCCGGTGGACGAGCGCGCCTCCGTCGACACGGGCGGGTATCTGTCGGACTGCGAATGGCTCACCGCGGACGCGGCGTCGGACATCGTCGACGAGATCGACCGGGTCCGTGCCGATGAGGCTGCGGTCGCGAAGCTCCGGATGTGGGTCCAGCACTACTTCGGAGACACCACGCCCGGCGTCGCGACGGCGAAGTTCCACGCCGCGATCGAGCGCCTCATGGGCGAGTGGGACGAGTGGCGGCAGCGTGAGATCGGCGCGGTCGTCACGGATGAGGACGATGACGACGAAGAGGGCAAGGACGACGAGATCTGA
- a CDS encoding biotin--[acetyl-CoA-carboxylase] ligase — protein MEFSQAQAVASRLEVLDESASTNAALRVLSADAAAWPHLSAVVTDNQTAGRGRLDRTWEAPAGSAIAVSALLRSLPSDPTAMGWIPLVAGLAMADAVTVQLPGHDVAVKWPNDVLVDGRKISGILAEATGSAVVIGVGVNTAMTPAQLPVPTATSFAAVGAVADEDRLVADFLRRLDGLLSALVTWGDADRSGVHAAVSARCATLGRDVEVSLPDGSTLHGVARRLEPDGRLCVADGDAEHVIAAGDVVHARLA, from the coding sequence ATGGAGTTCTCGCAGGCGCAGGCCGTCGCGTCCCGGCTCGAGGTCCTCGACGAATCGGCGTCGACGAACGCGGCCCTTCGCGTCCTGTCGGCGGATGCCGCCGCCTGGCCGCACCTGTCGGCGGTGGTCACCGACAATCAGACCGCTGGGCGGGGTCGGTTGGATCGGACGTGGGAGGCCCCGGCCGGGTCGGCCATCGCTGTCTCGGCGCTGTTGCGCTCCCTGCCGTCGGATCCGACGGCGATGGGGTGGATCCCTCTCGTCGCGGGGCTCGCAATGGCGGATGCCGTCACCGTGCAGCTGCCCGGTCATGACGTCGCCGTGAAGTGGCCCAACGACGTTCTCGTCGACGGACGCAAGATCTCCGGCATCCTCGCCGAGGCCACCGGATCCGCCGTCGTGATCGGCGTCGGGGTGAACACCGCCATGACCCCGGCGCAACTGCCCGTCCCCACCGCGACCTCCTTCGCCGCCGTCGGGGCCGTCGCGGACGAGGACCGCCTCGTGGCCGACTTCCTGCGCCGCCTGGACGGTCTGCTGTCGGCTCTTGTCACCTGGGGGGACGCCGACCGGAGCGGTGTGCACGCTGCGGTCTCGGCGCGCTGTGCGACGCTGGGGCGGGACGTGGAGGTCTCGTTGCCGGACGGTTCCACGCTGCACGGGGTCGCCCGGCGACTCGAGCCCGACGGGCGGCTGTGCGTCGCGGACGGCGATGCGGAGCACGTCATCGCCGCCGGTGACGTGGTCCACGCGCGTCTGGCCTGA
- a CDS encoding PH domain-containing protein: MTQPVTLGGRPMMPPPGAPAEERLIARFRSQAPGLVWSAALFMAVCGGTAYLYDNLPDGYENWMLLSVAGLLILLGVVIPYILWLSRTYTVTTRRVIVRHGLGARRRREMSHVRGYTIGVRRGVLQRMRGAGTITLTNGMDAPMHLINVPNVTLVHETLADQIEVNQILAHRDAQSTGDTDPVV; the protein is encoded by the coding sequence ATGACACAGCCCGTGACCCTCGGCGGACGGCCCATGATGCCCCCGCCGGGCGCGCCTGCCGAAGAGCGCCTCATCGCGCGGTTCCGCAGTCAGGCGCCGGGGCTCGTGTGGTCGGCGGCGCTGTTCATGGCCGTGTGCGGCGGGACGGCGTATCTCTACGACAACCTCCCGGACGGCTACGAGAACTGGATGCTGCTGTCCGTGGCCGGACTGCTCATCCTTCTGGGCGTCGTGATCCCGTACATCCTGTGGCTGTCGCGCACGTACACGGTCACCACGCGGCGGGTGATCGTCCGGCACGGGCTCGGTGCACGCAGACGGCGCGAGATGTCGCACGTCCGCGGCTACACGATCGGCGTCCGGCGAGGCGTGCTGCAGCGTATGAGGGGCGCCGGCACCATCACGCTGACCAACGGCATGGATGCACCGATGCATCTCATCAACGTCCCGAATGTCACTCTGGTGCACGAGACGCTCGCCGACCAGATCGAGGTCAACCAGATCCTCGCGCATCGCGACGCGCAGTCGACCGGCGACACCGACCCGGTCGTCTGA
- a CDS encoding CDP-glycerol glycerophosphotransferase family protein: MTTAHIDEQAEKLIVSGAGPRPASAVLEGPRARVTGRITGGGKTWKATFVLRAARWGGAELPLPSGEYVLHVDGEDLSALDLPSHLLARLRISLRGSHVVIAPPLSDEDASDDGQAALESRYVSEQGGDENAVFFESFYGQIAGCNPRAIDREIARRAPGVTRYWSVIDLSVPVPEGAVAVVEGSPQWWRARGAARLLVVNDWLRRRFVRRSGQKVLQTWHGTPLKRLALHRPGFDPRRMAAIVKESRRWDVLLAQNLYSERILKKAYAFFGKPIWTDGYPRNDMLVTGDGAATREALGIGEDERVLLYAPTWRDDRAEMVDFVDPQRLAEDADAVVLVRGHSRTLRQGKDHGGARVIDVTGFPETARLLLIADALITDYSSVMFDFSVTGKPMFFLVPDMEHYRGQLRGFYFDLAARAPGPLVTSQDELVAALRDESVTGRFAPRYAAWRAQFNRLDDGRAAERVVSRILDLGYLDAR; encoded by the coding sequence ATGACCACTGCCCACATCGACGAGCAGGCCGAGAAGCTGATCGTTTCCGGTGCCGGACCGCGGCCGGCCTCGGCCGTGCTCGAAGGTCCGCGCGCGCGGGTCACGGGCAGGATCACCGGTGGGGGGAAGACGTGGAAGGCGACGTTCGTCCTCCGCGCGGCGCGATGGGGCGGTGCGGAGTTGCCGTTGCCCTCCGGCGAATACGTGCTGCACGTCGATGGCGAGGACCTGTCGGCGCTCGACCTGCCGTCGCATCTGCTGGCCCGGCTGCGGATCTCCCTCCGAGGCTCGCACGTCGTGATCGCGCCGCCCTTGTCGGACGAGGACGCATCCGACGACGGGCAGGCCGCGCTGGAGAGCCGCTACGTCTCGGAGCAGGGGGGAGACGAGAACGCCGTCTTCTTCGAGAGCTTCTACGGGCAGATCGCCGGGTGCAACCCCCGGGCGATCGACCGCGAGATCGCGCGTCGCGCGCCCGGAGTCACCCGGTACTGGAGCGTGATCGATCTGTCCGTGCCGGTGCCGGAGGGCGCGGTCGCGGTCGTGGAGGGCAGCCCGCAGTGGTGGCGTGCGCGTGGCGCTGCACGACTGCTGGTCGTGAATGACTGGCTGCGCCGGAGATTCGTGCGCAGGAGCGGCCAGAAGGTGCTGCAGACGTGGCACGGCACTCCGCTGAAGAGACTCGCTCTGCACCGTCCGGGGTTCGATCCGCGGCGGATGGCCGCCATCGTCAAGGAGTCGCGGCGCTGGGATGTGCTGCTGGCGCAGAACCTCTACTCGGAGCGCATCCTCAAGAAGGCGTACGCGTTCTTCGGGAAGCCGATCTGGACGGACGGGTACCCCCGCAACGACATGCTCGTCACGGGCGATGGCGCCGCCACGCGTGAGGCGCTCGGCATCGGAGAAGACGAGCGCGTACTCCTCTACGCGCCGACCTGGCGCGACGACCGCGCCGAGATGGTCGACTTCGTCGATCCGCAGCGCCTCGCCGAGGACGCGGATGCCGTCGTGCTCGTCCGCGGCCATTCGCGAACGCTGCGCCAGGGCAAGGATCACGGCGGGGCACGGGTGATCGACGTCACCGGGTTCCCCGAGACCGCCCGTCTGCTGCTCATCGCCGACGCGCTCATCACCGACTACTCCTCGGTCATGTTCGACTTCAGCGTCACAGGGAAGCCGATGTTCTTCCTCGTCCCCGACATGGAGCACTATCGGGGGCAGCTGCGCGGGTTCTACTTCGATCTGGCCGCACGGGCCCCCGGTCCGCTCGTGACGTCGCAGGATGAGCTCGTCGCCGCGCTGCGCGACGAATCGGTGACCGGTCGGTTCGCGCCGCGCTACGCGGCGTGGCGGGCGCAGTTCAACCGTCTCGACGACGGTCGTGCCGCCGAGCGAGTGGTCTCACGGATCCTCGACCTCGGATACCTCGACGCACGGTGA
- a CDS encoding 5-(carboxyamino)imidazole ribonucleotide synthase gives MDADEQENHMALRVGVIGGGQLARMMIAPAVELGLDLRVLAETDGMSAKLAATAVGDYRDLETVRAFAADVDVITFDHEHVPQDVLRALVADGVAVHPGPDALQYAQDKLVMRARLAELGVPQPDWARVADADELQVFLDDHGGRAVVKTPRGGYDGKGVRVVSAAGDAADWFAQLSGGDGLLVEELVSFRRELAQQVARRPSGQTAAYPVVETVQRDGVCAEVFAPAPGAGERLARMAEDIGRRIAEGLGVTGMLAVELFETDDDRILVNELAMRPHNSGHWSQDGAVTGQFEQHLRAVADLPLGETAPRAPWAAMVNILGGPTEGTFESRFEAAMSEHPDAKIHTYGKDARPGRKVGHVNAAGDDLDDVVYTARAAAAHFA, from the coding sequence ATGGATGCCGACGAACAGGAGAACCACATGGCGTTGCGCGTTGGCGTGATCGGCGGAGGACAGCTGGCCCGGATGATGATCGCGCCCGCGGTCGAGCTCGGCCTCGATCTGCGAGTGCTGGCGGAGACCGATGGGATGTCGGCGAAGCTTGCTGCGACGGCAGTGGGGGACTACCGGGACCTCGAGACCGTGCGCGCGTTCGCCGCGGATGTCGACGTCATCACCTTCGACCATGAGCACGTCCCGCAGGACGTCCTGCGTGCACTCGTCGCCGACGGGGTGGCTGTCCACCCCGGCCCCGATGCGCTGCAGTACGCGCAGGACAAGCTCGTGATGCGTGCACGCCTGGCGGAACTCGGCGTCCCGCAGCCGGATTGGGCTCGCGTCGCGGATGCCGACGAGCTGCAGGTGTTCCTCGATGACCACGGCGGCCGTGCGGTCGTGAAGACGCCCCGCGGGGGATATGACGGCAAGGGCGTGCGTGTGGTGTCGGCTGCGGGCGATGCGGCGGACTGGTTCGCCCAGCTCTCCGGCGGCGACGGCCTGCTCGTGGAGGAGCTCGTCTCGTTCCGCCGCGAACTCGCCCAGCAGGTCGCACGGCGCCCCAGCGGCCAGACCGCCGCGTATCCCGTCGTGGAGACCGTGCAGCGCGACGGCGTGTGCGCCGAGGTCTTCGCCCCGGCTCCCGGGGCGGGGGAACGTCTCGCGCGGATGGCGGAGGACATCGGAAGACGGATCGCCGAAGGGCTCGGGGTGACCGGAATGCTGGCCGTCGAGCTGTTCGAGACGGATGACGATCGCATCCTCGTGAACGAGCTCGCCATGCGCCCGCACAACAGCGGGCACTGGAGCCAGGACGGAGCGGTCACGGGGCAGTTCGAGCAGCACCTGCGCGCCGTCGCGGACCTTCCGCTGGGGGAGACCGCGCCGCGTGCGCCGTGGGCGGCGATGGTGAACATCCTCGGCGGCCCCACGGAGGGGACGTTCGAGAGCCGTTTCGAGGCGGCGATGTCGGAGCACCCGGACGCGAAGATCCACACCTACGGAAAGGACGCGCGCCCCGGCCGCAAGGTGGGCCACGTCAATGCCGCCGGCGACGACCTCGACGATGTCGTCTACACCGCCCGCGCGGCGGCCGCCCATTTCGCGTGA
- a CDS encoding CDP-glycerol glycerophosphotransferase family protein, with protein MASFSFGSGNAAKLLRIPLYAAGRTGTLLVPRGRRWVFGSAVGIGDGALALWRVATAEGHDALWLVSTDRAAADAASAGIPTIRRDSWRGWWETARAEVIVVTHGQGDVNRYAVAGSFLVQLWHGIPLKRIGLDSPATTQVPNVPGAGMLRRIVEVLYRATAQRIRLMPAASDRARGRLESAFALGEQRVVVTGEPRVDVLSAGTAEQRRENASALLEEATGPLPPGARTILYAPTWRDGEDDPAVPTAHEWVRIIAMLERRDAVLFVRSHPLGAGAYRSPLPSARVRMLGSSVLNDVTPALPGIDVLVTDYSSMAYDAGLLAMPVLYLAPDAEEYAHSRGFYGRLEDVAAGGAVSDWDALLDEIDGVLTDHRAFAEKAARSHALSAQMHAYRDGGNTRRVYEAIRARGIPAPRGAR; from the coding sequence GTGGCGTCCTTCTCTTTCGGCTCCGGGAACGCGGCGAAGCTGCTGCGCATCCCGCTGTATGCCGCCGGGCGCACAGGAACCCTCCTCGTCCCCCGTGGGCGCCGCTGGGTGTTCGGCAGCGCGGTCGGGATCGGCGACGGGGCACTCGCGCTGTGGCGCGTGGCCACGGCGGAAGGGCACGACGCGCTGTGGCTCGTCTCGACGGACCGTGCGGCCGCCGACGCCGCATCCGCCGGCATCCCGACGATTCGCCGGGACTCGTGGCGCGGCTGGTGGGAGACGGCACGTGCCGAGGTGATCGTCGTCACGCACGGCCAGGGCGATGTGAACCGATACGCCGTGGCCGGATCCTTCCTCGTCCAGCTCTGGCACGGCATCCCGCTCAAACGCATCGGGCTCGACTCCCCGGCCACCACGCAAGTCCCGAACGTGCCGGGTGCGGGGATGCTCCGTCGGATCGTCGAAGTCCTCTACCGCGCGACGGCGCAGCGCATCCGGTTGATGCCGGCGGCATCCGATCGGGCGCGGGGCCGACTGGAGTCCGCCTTCGCTCTCGGAGAGCAGCGCGTCGTGGTGACGGGTGAGCCGCGCGTCGATGTGCTCTCCGCCGGCACGGCCGAACAGCGCAGGGAGAACGCGTCGGCGCTCCTGGAAGAAGCGACGGGCCCGCTTCCGCCCGGTGCGCGCACGATCCTGTACGCACCCACCTGGCGCGACGGGGAGGACGACCCCGCAGTGCCGACCGCCCATGAGTGGGTGCGGATCATCGCGATGCTCGAGCGCCGCGACGCCGTGCTCTTCGTCCGCTCGCATCCGCTCGGCGCCGGTGCCTACCGGTCGCCGCTGCCCAGCGCGCGGGTACGGATGCTCGGCTCGTCGGTGCTGAATGACGTGACCCCGGCGCTGCCCGGCATCGACGTCCTCGTCACGGATTACTCGTCCATGGCGTACGACGCCGGACTCCTCGCCATGCCGGTGCTGTACCTCGCGCCCGATGCGGAGGAGTACGCGCACTCCCGCGGCTTCTACGGCCGCCTCGAGGACGTCGCCGCCGGCGGCGCGGTCAGCGACTGGGACGCACTGCTGGACGAGATCGACGGAGTACTGACCGACCACCGGGCATTCGCGGAGAAGGCCGCCCGATCTCACGCGCTGAGTGCGCAGATGCACGCGTACCGTGACGGCGGGAACACGCGCCGTGTGTACGAAGCCATACGTGCGCGGGGGATCCCCGCGCCGAGAGGAGCACGATGA
- a CDS encoding glycosyltransferase family 2 protein — protein MPVLNERAYLEHAVDSVLAQELEGPSELILALGPSTDGTTELAQRLAEQDDRIRLVDNPAAHIPVGLNAAIRASRHPVIVRVDAHSELAPGYAQRALATLRRTGAANVGGVMRADGRTPFQKAVARAYNSPIGLGGGAYHGTTHEGEAESAYLGVIRREVLDEVGMFDETIRRGEDWELNLRIRQAGHTVWLDPKLSVTYWPRESWWRLARQFKATGAWRGELVRRYGRSNGLRFFAPPALLLDVVLAVIVGALQLSRVLGGVASLVASVVYLPLIAYSLLVGAMALKPGGGRTPRERVWTLAVLPTMHLAWGFGFIGGVLRGARDTVDASRLGTQNTPLP, from the coding sequence ATGCCCGTGCTCAACGAGCGCGCGTATCTCGAGCACGCAGTGGACTCCGTCCTCGCCCAGGAGCTCGAAGGACCGAGCGAGCTCATCCTCGCCCTCGGGCCATCGACGGACGGCACGACCGAGCTCGCCCAACGTCTGGCGGAACAGGACGACCGCATCCGTCTCGTCGACAACCCCGCCGCGCACATCCCCGTCGGCCTCAACGCCGCCATCCGCGCCAGTCGCCACCCGGTGATCGTGCGGGTCGACGCGCACTCCGAACTCGCGCCCGGGTATGCCCAGCGTGCCCTCGCCACCCTTCGACGCACCGGCGCCGCCAATGTCGGTGGTGTGATGCGCGCCGACGGCCGCACACCGTTCCAGAAGGCCGTGGCCCGCGCGTACAACTCGCCGATCGGTCTCGGCGGCGGCGCATACCACGGCACCACGCACGAGGGTGAAGCGGAGTCGGCGTACCTCGGCGTCATCCGCCGAGAGGTCCTCGACGAGGTGGGGATGTTCGACGAGACGATCCGCCGCGGGGAGGACTGGGAGCTGAACCTCCGCATCCGTCAGGCGGGGCACACCGTGTGGCTGGACCCGAAGCTCTCGGTCACCTACTGGCCGAGGGAGAGCTGGTGGCGGCTGGCGCGGCAGTTCAAGGCGACCGGCGCGTGGCGCGGGGAGTTGGTGCGACGGTACGGCCGCAGCAACGGACTGCGCTTCTTCGCTCCGCCCGCACTCCTGCTCGATGTCGTGCTCGCCGTCATCGTCGGCGCGCTGCAGCTCTCGCGGGTCCTGGGCGGCGTCGCGTCGCTCGTGGCATCCGTCGTCTACCTGCCGTTGATCGCGTACAGCCTTCTCGTCGGTGCCATGGCGCTCAAGCCGGGCGGTGGGCGCACCCCCCGAGAACGCGTCTGGACGCTCGCCGTCCTGCCGACGATGCACCTCGCGTGGGGTTTCGGGTTCATCGGGGGCGTCCTGCGCGGGGCCCGCGACACCGTCGACGCATCACGCCTCGGCACACAGAACACGCCACTGCCGTAG
- the purE gene encoding 5-(carboxyamino)imidazole ribonucleotide mutase, with product MGSDSDWRVMSDASQALTDFGVAHEVEVVSAHRTPDKLMQYAREARGRGIRVIIAGAGGAAHLPGMLASMTPLPVIGVPVPLAYLDGMDSLLSIVQMPAGIPVATVSIGGARNAGILAARILGASDATMADRLEAYAATLEAQVATKNERLKDSL from the coding sequence ATGGGTTCCGACTCCGACTGGCGAGTGATGAGCGATGCGTCGCAGGCGCTCACGGACTTCGGCGTCGCTCACGAGGTCGAGGTCGTCTCGGCCCACCGCACCCCCGACAAGCTCATGCAGTATGCGCGCGAGGCGCGTGGTCGCGGCATCCGGGTGATCATCGCCGGCGCAGGCGGAGCCGCGCACCTGCCGGGGATGCTGGCGTCGATGACGCCGCTGCCCGTCATCGGCGTTCCCGTGCCGCTGGCCTATCTCGACGGCATGGACTCACTGCTCTCCATCGTGCAGATGCCCGCCGGCATCCCTGTCGCGACGGTGTCGATCGGCGGCGCGCGCAACGCTGGCATCCTCGCCGCCCGGATCCTCGGCGCCTCGGACGCGACGATGGCCGACCGGCTCGAGGCGTACGCCGCCACGCTCGAGGCGCAGGTCGCCACGAAGAACGAACGGCTGAAGGACTCGCTGTGA
- a CDS encoding S1C family serine protease, giving the protein MNDNHTPEQPGTPEQPTPHVAGAGHDMPSAFTSPVHPSAPPAGSAGQGFPPPHQPVMNAGAAFGVGAQADPNAQTLPVPPYGEYTIRDGETGAPVTPVATAPKEKKPFGAGKVAALIVAASLVGGAAGLGTSYLGNTLWAPSVGSSASGPGAISVNNPGSVNETTAIATEVLPSVVTIQAAGASGSGSGSGVVLSDDGYVLTNTHVVTLGGAEANPTIRVTTSDGRLYDAEIVGTDPIYDLAVIKLDGAEDLKPIEFADSSELNVGSTAVAVGAPLGLSNSVTTGVVSALNRSIQIASSALPDSAAEDAPEDAPENQGGSPFQFDLPGTQQRGANQSISISVIQTDAAINPGNSGGALVDSEGRLIGINVAIATAGSAEESGSIGVGFSIPSNIAKRVSEEIIETGEATHGLLGATVQDAASLESASVAGAAIVETSRGGAAADAGLRGGDIVTQFNGLPITGATDLTAQVRAVAAGSEATVTYVRDGKSYETDVTLGELDL; this is encoded by the coding sequence ATGAACGACAACCACACCCCTGAGCAGCCCGGGACCCCGGAGCAGCCGACCCCGCATGTCGCGGGTGCCGGTCACGACATGCCGAGCGCGTTCACGTCGCCGGTGCACCCCTCCGCACCGCCCGCAGGCTCGGCCGGACAGGGGTTCCCGCCGCCCCACCAGCCCGTGATGAACGCAGGCGCGGCCTTCGGGGTCGGGGCGCAGGCGGATCCGAACGCGCAGACGCTGCCTGTCCCGCCGTACGGCGAGTACACCATCCGCGATGGCGAGACCGGCGCCCCCGTGACGCCCGTCGCCACGGCGCCGAAGGAGAAGAAGCCGTTCGGCGCGGGCAAGGTGGCCGCCCTCATCGTCGCCGCCTCGCTGGTCGGCGGTGCTGCGGGTCTCGGGACGAGCTACCTCGGCAACACGCTGTGGGCGCCGTCGGTGGGCTCCTCGGCCTCCGGACCGGGCGCCATCAGCGTGAACAACCCCGGCTCGGTCAACGAGACGACCGCGATCGCCACCGAGGTCCTGCCTTCTGTCGTCACGATCCAGGCCGCCGGCGCCAGCGGATCCGGCAGCGGCTCCGGTGTGGTCCTCAGTGACGACGGCTACGTGCTCACGAACACGCACGTGGTGACCCTCGGCGGAGCAGAGGCCAACCCGACGATCCGCGTGACGACATCCGATGGTCGGCTCTACGACGCGGAGATCGTCGGCACCGACCCCATCTACGACCTCGCGGTGATCAAGCTCGACGGTGCGGAGGACCTCAAGCCCATCGAGTTCGCCGACTCGTCCGAGCTCAACGTCGGCTCGACCGCCGTCGCGGTGGGGGCTCCGCTCGGGTTGTCGAACTCCGTCACGACGGGGGTCGTGAGCGCGCTGAACCGCAGCATCCAGATCGCCTCCTCCGCGCTGCCCGACTCGGCGGCCGAGGACGCGCCGGAGGACGCCCCGGAGAACCAGGGTGGCAGCCCGTTCCAGTTCGACCTCCCCGGCACACAGCAGCGCGGCGCGAACCAGTCCATCTCGATCTCCGTGATCCAGACGGATGCCGCGATCAACCCCGGGAACTCCGGAGGAGCACTCGTCGACAGCGAGGGGCGCCTCATCGGGATCAACGTCGCCATCGCCACGGCCGGATCCGCCGAGGAATCCGGATCCATCGGCGTGGGGTTCTCGATCCCGTCGAACATCGCCAAGCGCGTGTCCGAGGAGATCATCGAGACGGGCGAGGCGACCCACGGTCTGCTGGGCGCCACGGTGCAGGATGCCGCGTCGCTCGAGTCGGCCTCCGTCGCCGGGGCCGCGATCGTCGAGACCTCCCGCGGAGGTGCGGCCGCCGATGCCGGCCTGCGCGGCGGAGACATCGTGACGCAGTTCAACGGGCTCCCCATCACGGGGGCGACCGACCTCACCGCGCAGGTCCGTGCCGTCGCCGCCGGCAGTGAGGCCACGGTCACCTATGTGCGCGACGGAAAGTCGTACGAGACGGATGTGACCCTCGGCGAGCTCGACCTCTGA